In Rhineura floridana isolate rRhiFlo1 chromosome 1, rRhiFlo1.hap2, whole genome shotgun sequence, the following proteins share a genomic window:
- the RAD1 gene encoding cell cycle checkpoint protein RAD1, producing the protein MPFSTQAETGEEQNVLVASLDNVRNLSNILKAVHFKDHAACVATTNGLKVTVENAKCLQANAFIQAGIFQEFVVQEESVMFRINLSVLLDCLTIFGTNSVPGTQTALRMCYRGYGYPLTLFLEEGGVMTVCKINTQEPEEILDFDFCSTNVVNKIILQSEGLREAFSELDMSSEVLQITMSPDKPYFRLSTFGNAGSAHLDYPKDSDLIEAFHCNQTQTNRYKISLLKPSTKALVLSCKVSIRTDNRGFLSLQYMIRNEDGQICFVEFYCCPDEDITEAEI; encoded by the exons ATGCCCTTCTCAACCCAAGCTGAAACGGGTGAAGAGCAGAATGTGTTGGTTGCAAGTCTTGACAATGTCAGAAATCTCTCCAATATCCTGAAAGCTGTTCATTTTAAAGATCACGCTGCTTGCGTTGCAACTACAAATGGACTCAAGGTCACAGTGGAAAATGCCAAGTGTTTGCAAGCCAATGCTTTTATTCAG GCAGGGATTTTCCAAGAATTTGTGGTACAGGAGGAATCTGTGATGTTCAGAATCAATCTATCTGTCCTTTTGGACTGCTTGACTATCTTTGGGACAAATTCTGTGCCAG GAACTCAGACAGCCCTTCGGATGTGCTATCGGGGTTATGGTTACCCCTTGACACTTTTCCTGGAGGAAGGTGGAGTGATGACTGTATGCAAAATCAACACTCAGGAACCTGAAGAGATCCTAGATTTTGATTTCTGCAGCACAAATGTTGTGAATAAGATTATCCTGCAGTCAGAGGGGCTGAGAGAGGCATTTTCTGAGCTAGATATGTCCAGCGAGGTGCTGCAGATTACCATGTCTCCAGACAAGCCTTATTTCAG GTTATCCACTTTTGGGAATGCTGGAAGTGCACATCTAGACTACCCTAAAGATTCAGACTTAATTGAAGCCTTCCACTGTAACCAAACCCAAACAAACAG ATATAAGATCTCATTACTTAAGCCATCAACTAAAGCGCTGGTTTTATCCTGCAAGGTGTCTATTCGAACAGATAATCGAGGCTTTCTCTCTCTGCAATACATGATCAGGAACGAAGATGGGCAGATCTGCTTTGTGGAATTTTACTGTTGCCCTGATGAAGACATTACTGAAGCAGAGATCTAG
- the BRIX1 gene encoding ribosome biogenesis protein BRX1 homolog produces MLNGAFSQRGWGSDFRLGRGAVLGVRNMAAKRQRGAGKRAPTGPKRKRAKKAPERTGEGEEEKKKAASSVVGSGQHEYFVPPPVSQGKWKNKERVLIFSSRGINFRTRHLMKDLRMLMPHSKADTKMDRKDKLFIVNEVCEMKNCNKCIFFEAKKKQDLYVWLSNVPHGPSAKFLVQNIHTLAELKMTGNCLRGSRPLLSFDQTFDQEPHYALLKELLIQIFSTPHYHPKSQPFVDHVFTFSITDKRIWFRNYQIVDDGALVEIGPRFVLNLIKIFQGSFGGQTLYENPHYQSPNMHRRTIRLATAAKFKEKQQMKELQKLRKKEEKPLILDDPTEQVFETPAEEKPMEIELVKPEPKVSLKKKNKLHQRERKLKKRLGGIGA; encoded by the exons atgttgaatggggctttctcccag AGAGGCTGGGGAAGCGATTTCCGTTTGGGAAGAGGGGCGGTGCTTGGAGTGCGCAACATGGCGGCTAAGAGACAGCGTGGAGCCGGTAAAAGAGCGCCTACGGGGCCGAAGAGAAAACGTGCTAAGAAGGCTCCAGAGCGAACGGGTGAGGGAGAAGAGGAGAAGAAGAAAGCCGCGTCCTCCGTGGTCGGTTCGGGACAGCATGAGTACTTCGTACCACCCCCAGTCTCTCAG GGCAAATGGAAAAACAAAGAAAGAGTGCTCATTTTCTCATCCAGAGGGATCAATTTTAGGACAAGACATCTAATGAAAGACTTAAGAATGTTGATGCCCCATTCTAAAGcag ACACCAAAATGGACAGAAAGGACAAACTATTCATAGTTAACGAG GTCTGTGAAATGAAAAACTGCAATAAGTGCATATTTTTTGAAGCAAAGAAGAAGCAGGATCTTTATGTATG GCTTTCAAATGTTCCCCATGGACCATCAGCTAAGTTTTTAGTACAAAATA TTCACACACTGGCTGAACTGAAGATGACTGGGAATTGTTTGAGAGGCTCCCGACCCCTTCTGTCTTTTGATCAG ACTTTTGACCAGGAGCCCCATTATGCATTGCTGAAAGAGCTGCTTATTCAG ATCTTTAGTACTCCACACTATCACCCCAAAAGCCAGCCTTTTGTAGATCATGTCTTCACATTCTCCATAACAGACAAGAGGATTTGGTTTCGAAATTACCAG ATCGTAGATGATGGAGCCCTTGTAGAAATTGGGCCTCGCTTTGTTTTAAACCTTATCAAGATCTTCCAGGGCAGCTTTGGAGGACAAACCTTGTATGAAAACCCTCATTATCAGTCTCCAAATATG CATCGGCGGACAATAAGACTAGCCACAGCAGCTAAATTCAAAGAAAAGCAACAAATGAAAGAGCTCCAGAAactgaggaagaaagaagagaagCCACTTATTCTTGATGATCCCACGGAACAAGTttttgaaactccagcagaggaAAAGCCCATGGAGATAGAACTGGTGAAACCAGAGCCAAAAGTTAGcttgaagaagaaaaataaattgcATCAGCGAGAGAGGAAGCTGAAGAAAAGACTGGGTGGAATTGGAGCATAG